The DNA region ATTGAGTGTATGCTTGTGGTTGAGAATGCAGAGCTGGTGAGCATGCAAGTACAGCCTATGTGACATTTAGAAATCCTCATGCCTTGGAAACAGCTGTCTTACTGAGTGTAAGTTCCTTCAGATGGTGTATTGGTTTAGTTGTATAGTAAGGTTTAGGTCTCTGAATAAGCAGCATAGAATTGCATTCTGTCTACAATTTGACAGTTGCTAATTCTGGTTCCATGTGGTGTTAACTGAATGGATTATGTGTCactttcctattttttttttacttgtgtGTTTGAATGTAAAATAGTTCATCTACTTGACTTAAACAAAATGGTATGTGCTTTGAGAGTGAGGGCAAGACCTCAATATTGATGTTTGAGTTCCAATATAAATATTGTTGGACCAATAACTTGAAACCCTTCCATTTGTCACAACAATGCAAAGCCTTTCTTTTTTCCTCGAGCTGTTTTCATAGAGCTTAAAGTAATGTTGGTGTTGCTCGGCAAGGTATTGTTTTATTTTATCTCCAGTTATAGTTGGTCAAAATGCTCATCTTCTTTGCCGTAATTGGATGTCCTATTCTCCTGTAATGCTTCTCATGAATTTGCTTGGTCTCAAAATCCAAGCAATGAACCCCTTGGTATTATTTTGATTCTGTGTACATCTCTGTGCACTTAGATTCagttatatataaatataatttattgcTGATagatgtaattttttattttttgcaccaAACTAATTTTTTCCTTAAGACGTATATTTTGATTGAATAGTTCTCATTTATAACTAACTTCTCTCAGGGGGCTACCATTTTGGATCAACGTGTGTGCATAACCAGCTGGGGTCACTACCAAGATGAATTTGCTTATTGGGATCATTCATCATGGAGACCTCAAGAGGAAAGTCGTTCAAGTGTATGTTCTTGCCTCCTTCTTTCCTATCTGTATGGTACTCGTTTCTCTATGAATGAGGTGTGTATTTCTAATGAGTGGATTTATAATTCCAGCAGGACCCCCAGGGACAGTATTTTGTTTCTTCTGCTGGGGAAGCTGTGACGTTGGCTCAAGATGTGGTTAAAACCATGCTATCTAAAGGGTATGTTCTTGGAAAAGGTGCATTAGGGAAAGCCAAAGCTTTTGACGAATCTCATGCGCTGTCAGCAACTGCAGTCTCCAAGGTTGCTGATTTGAGTGAGAGAATTGGCCTCACCGACAAGTTTTGTGCCGGGGTTGAAGTGGCCAGATCTGTGGATCAGAGGTATCACATATCGGATACCACCAGATCAGCTGTGTCAGCTACAGGTAGAACTGCTGTCTCTGCTGCAAGTGCTGTTGTTAACAGTAGCTACTTTTCCAAAGGAGCTCTTTGGATGTCTGGTGCTCTAAGTAAAGCAGCTAAAGCTGCAGCTGATTTGGGTAGCCGAGGCATTAACAAATGAGTAGATTCAGAGCAACTGCCATGCAGCTTAGATTCTTCTATATGAGAATGGTGCTAGTTGATGTAGTTTTCTAGTGTATATACTTCTACACCTGTCGCATGCAGTATCCCTTTCATTGGCACTGGTATTAGTCCTCTGGGTTGTGTGGTCTAGAGTTGTGATTTGAATGGATTGGGATGATATTGATTCATCTGAAATCAGACTGGTGTttcctttccacttttgttgGGATATCAGGTCGATGTTGTAAAGGACATACAGTACGATAAAATACGTGTTTGAGTAGAAATTTTCTTCAGTTTATTGGAGGTTTTTTTACTGGTCTTGCAACATGCAGTTGTGCTAAAATTCTTTGTAAAAATGACTTGTTAGAAGCTGCTCTCAAGATACAAATTCTAAGATTTGTTAGTAATCTCTATTTGTAAAGTAATTCTGGAAATAGAAAATAACGTAAAACAGAAATGTAGAAGTAGATATTAATCCGAGCCAACTGAATTCACAATGTTTCCTTAAAGAACTTAATCCCTTCCTTGTATCTGAGGTTATAGATTATTTCCTCTCATGATGGAATGGATTACACACTGATGTAGCGATACTTCAAACCCCATTGTTTCAACGAATACAAATGGCGACAACAATCACACTTACTTTGTTTGTTTTGTAAGAAAACAATGCAGAAAGGAAGAAGAGATTCAGAATTTTCGTAAGGAAAATCCGAGGGAATGACCTGGTATTTAATAGCCAACAGGTTGGGTTCAAACGAAGAGCTGCAGCTCTTCGAGATGATTGTTCGCGTAAAACGACTATTACGTaaatggctatttatgcaaaataaaatgaaaaaataaaatcggAGGAAAACTTTAAATTACCGTTACAAAAACGGCCGATTtggattaaatattaatatttaacgTTTAAATTGGTCCACAAAATTGATCAATCAAattttgaccaaatccgaagccgatcGACAACGACGACGGCgagaggcttgccttcttctcaactctttaagagctagaagaagtgtgtgtgtgtgtgtgtgtgtgtgtgtgtgtgtgtgtgtgtgtgtgtgtgtgtatactcAACAAATGAGCTTTTCTCctccaaaattgatgatttttactTGGCCAAATAGGTGTACGGCCCCTTAAACTTGGCTCCAGTTTTCATTTTGACACCTTAACTAAGCCCATTACCTATTGAACACTTCAACCCAAATCAATGTATGCCTATTAAACACAAAAACTGACATGGCAAGAGAGTTGTATTTCACCCCCTCTTACGCACGTGAATTTAATGGGTTTGAGATCatgttttttatttgtttaaatcaAAATTGATTTTTTTCCCTAAAGGCCACCCATAACCACCTGATCCCCGACGAGTAACGAAAGCAGAAGAAGAACGGCAATAAATTTTATTGCCGGAATTAATGGAGATCGCCGGAAAAGTCAGAACTCCGGCCAGGTCCAAAGAGGCGACAAGCAACAGTAATATGTTATCAAGGTTTTAACATTTACACACCAACCACGAAATCAGTAATAGACAGAACACGAACGAATCTCCGATACCACAACGATGGAAGACCAGAAATggtgataaatgtcgtcgattttACTGGTAGCCCCCGAAATATTATGTTCGGTTACTTCTTTCAGTTCTGTTCTTTTATCagttaaaacaacaataaaatagaATAATGGAGATCAAGGAGGAAAGGAAATGAGCAATGGCCGGTGGTTGCTAGAATCGCCggattcttttttgtttcttccctttttttctcaACTTGGATTTATTCTTCTCCAGTTAGCTAAAAGAAGGGATTTTCaacccaaaaaagaaagaaaaaaaattgacatAAATTTTTCCCTTCCCCAGATCCGAAAATTCAAAAATGGTACCTATGTTCTTTCCTTTTGGCAGATGAAAATGGTAGTCTTCTGGTGGTTGAAGAGCCAAGGAGATTGGGGAAGGCGGAGGTGGGTTTCTATGGAAGGGGCTGGTGGGATTCCAtggaataaaaaaagaaagggggTGGTTGGGAAGAAGGTGGCGGTGGGAGGGGGTGTTTAAAATAAatcttttttgttttcaaaacttCTTTTTGACTATTTGGACCTAAATGCCACGTGTGTCCCTCTCATTTGTCATTTTTGCTAAGTCATTCATGTGTGAATTACACGCACCTTATTGTTTTTACTGGTTATGAGTAAAGTGTTCAATAGATCACTTTATATAATATTAAAGTGTTCAATAGGAAAAACGCTAAATTAAAGTATCAAAATGGAAACTGGAGCCAAGTTTAAGGGACCATACACCTATTGGGCCATGTTCCTTTGTAAAGGAtgaaaaatcaaaatttcaatttcccatccatttctcattcacctcaattttaactaaaaacccaacaatcccccgcatgaatggggaatggctatccaacggaagtatgcatgaaaagactatgtgattcgcaagcaaggattaatcgcatctggataagtaggttttcctttgaatttttcgtagtgaacttatgttggatatactcggtcaatcggtagatttgatatctttgaaccatcgaactatggtgtatacctagacaaccataggTCACATAATTAACCCTTAACCgactttggttctcattgttgtgttcgtttcagccatgaacaccgtctgatttcataagtgcgtagagaactagCCTTataaaattctccttgaagcggctaacacttaaCACTTACGTATG from Nicotiana tabacum cultivar K326 chromosome 24, ASM71507v2, whole genome shotgun sequence includes:
- the LOC107774707 gene encoding binding partner of ACD11 1 isoform X1; amino-acid sequence: MNPGGYTAEVTGLSPNTTEKDVHDFFGFCGAIEHVEIVRAGEHASTAYVTFRNPHALETAVLLSGATILDQRVCITSWGHYQDEFAYWDHSSWRPQEESRSSQDPQGQYFVSSAGEAVTLAQDVVKTMLSKGYVLGKGALGKAKAFDESHALSATAVSKVADLSERIGLTDKFCAGVEVARSVDQRYHISDTTRSAVSATGRTAVSAASAVVNSSYFSKGALWMSGALSKAAKAAADLGSRGINK
- the LOC107774707 gene encoding binding partner of ACD11 1 isoform X2, which translates into the protein MNPGGYTAEVTGLSPNTTEKDVHDFFGFCGAIEHVEIVRAGEHASTAYVTFRNPHALETAVLLSGATILDQRVCITSWGHYQDEFAYWDHSSWRPQEESRSSDPQGQYFVSSAGEAVTLAQDVVKTMLSKGYVLGKGALGKAKAFDESHALSATAVSKVADLSERIGLTDKFCAGVEVARSVDQRYHISDTTRSAVSATGRTAVSAASAVVNSSYFSKGALWMSGALSKAAKAAADLGSRGINK